The genomic stretch TACTTCCTCAACATTCATCACTACTCACCTTAACAATTATACCCGAAACAACACGAATACCATCCTTGTCTACCGCAAAAAAAATGTCTCGTGAAGTTCCAAACCACGAGCAATACCTTTTCTTTCTCGACACTAAGGGTCGTATCCCGTTTCAACTTTGCCATACCTCAAATTTCTCCTTCAAACTACATGACTTGCCTATCAGGCAGCGTGGGTCTTTCTTTGTGGGATCCGTTCATGGCTTGTTATGTCTCTCGGATAAACCTCacttctttcctacaaaataaATTATGTTATGGAATCCCTTTCTTCGGAAAATAATCAACTTGCCTATGTCGTCTTTGCCTGCTACCAGTGGCTTAATATCGGTGTTGGGGTTCGGTTATGACAATAACAAAAAGGACCATAGGGTTGTCAAAATTAGTTAttctcgtttcgataataataaAGGGTTCAACCCGTTGGTTGAGGTGTATTCAGTCTGGGAACGGATATGGAAGACTATCCCCGCGGATTATTTGGCTGATAACTCGATTAGTAGCGTCTCCTTTTCCCATTGCTTCTTAAACGGGGTTATTCATTGGCTCGCTTTCGAGACAGGACCCTTTAATTATGTTGCCAAATGGGTTCTTTTGTTCAATGTGGTTGAAGAAACTTTTCAAAAGATGGAGTTGCCTGAGGCGATAGTAAAAATGTTGACGACATGTACAGGTACACCCGATCTTTTCGAGTACAAAACTAAGTTATCACTGTTGCATTGCGAGGACTTTGAATGCCACATGTCCACGTTTGCGAAATGTCAAATTTGggttaaagaagaagaagagtcgtGTTGGTGTATGATATTGAATATTACGGTGGATGATGATCATTATCTATTAAGTCAAGTTGCGTACTTAGACAAAGATGGTAAGCTATTTGGGTTTTATAGGAAAAGTGATAGGGTGATGGTGTTGTATGATGTTAGCAAGAGACAATTTATTGAGCTTGGTTTTCATTACTCCTATGATGCATCATCTAAGTTTGCTTCGTTTACTGATAGTCTCGTGTTGCTCGATCAAGACACCACCGATTTAACGAAGATGATGCACTCGAAAT from Silene latifolia isolate original U9 population chromosome 2, ASM4854445v1, whole genome shotgun sequence encodes the following:
- the LOC141636064 gene encoding uncharacterized protein LOC141636064, translating into MSSLPATSGLISVLGFGYDNNKKDHRVVKISYSRFDNNKGFNPLVEVYSVWERIWKTIPADYLADNSISSVSFSHCFLNGVIHWLAFETGPFNYVAKWVLLFNVVEETFQKMELPEAIVKMLTTCTGTPDLFEYKTKLSLLHCEDFECHMSTFAKCQIWVKEEEESCWCMILNITVDDDHYLLSQVAYLDKDGKLFGFYRKSDRVMVLYDVSKRQFIELGFHYSYDASSKFASFTDSLVLLDQDTTDLTKMMHSKCTSTHLQLEMN